A portion of the Bdellovibrio sp. ArHS genome contains these proteins:
- the aat gene encoding leucyl/phenylalanyl-tRNA--protein transferase, which produces MHRRSSVEFPDPRDTLAEGIIAVGGRLDVGTLFAAYSRGIFPWPQPGLPMLWFSPEKRGILEFKDFKVPESLRRFRRKNPQIHITVNTDFHQVIEECSKQPRPGQDGTWIIPAMRRAYVDFFKEGFCFCVEVRENNIMIGGIYGVLVQGVFSGESMFYKKPNASKIALWALVELLQQQGHQWIDVQMVTPVVASMGGKYVDRETYLKMLEERHHELGIP; this is translated from the coding sequence CTGATCCTCGTGATACTTTGGCGGAAGGTATTATCGCCGTTGGTGGGCGCCTTGATGTCGGCACCTTGTTTGCCGCTTATTCGCGGGGAATTTTTCCGTGGCCTCAACCGGGGCTGCCGATGCTGTGGTTTTCGCCGGAAAAACGCGGCATTTTAGAATTTAAAGATTTTAAAGTTCCCGAAAGTCTTCGTCGTTTTCGTCGCAAAAATCCGCAGATCCATATCACCGTCAATACGGATTTTCACCAGGTGATCGAAGAATGTTCAAAGCAGCCGCGCCCGGGCCAGGATGGCACTTGGATCATCCCAGCGATGAGACGGGCCTATGTGGATTTCTTTAAAGAAGGTTTTTGTTTTTGTGTCGAGGTTCGCGAAAACAACATTATGATCGGTGGCATCTATGGCGTTCTGGTTCAAGGGGTGTTCAGTGGTGAAAGCATGTTTTATAAAAAGCCCAACGCTTCTAAGATCGCCTTGTGGGCTTTGGTGGAGCTTCTGCAGCAACAAGGGCATCAGTGGATTGATGTTCAGATGGTGACTCCGGTCGTGGCCAGCATGGGTGGTAAGTACGTGGATCGCGAGACTTATTTAAAAATGCTCGAAGAGCGTCACCATGAATTGGGTATTCCCTAG